The following coding sequences are from one Streptomyces venezuelae window:
- a CDS encoding MbtH family protein: MPEPVAADAPQSESEPHYRVVVNDEEQYSIWPLTRDVPAGWHSLEVSGPESRCLDHIAEVWTDMRPLSLRQDTAAGAPAVRHA; this comes from the coding sequence ATGCCCGAACCCGTCGCAGCCGACGCCCCGCAGTCGGAGAGCGAGCCGCACTACCGCGTGGTCGTCAACGACGAGGAGCAGTACTCGATCTGGCCGCTCACCCGTGACGTGCCCGCGGGCTGGCACTCGCTGGAGGTCAGCGGCCCGGAGTCGCGGTGCCTCGACCACATCGCCGAGGTGTGGACCGACATGCGCCCCCTCAGCCTGCGCCAGGACACCGCCGCCGGGGCCCCCGCGGTCCGGCACGCGTGA
- a CDS encoding class I SAM-dependent methyltransferase, producing MTGTTDDYLHEAEIYDVLWADLNSFDLPFLLSMAAEFGGPLLEIGCGTGRVLLPCMEHVDRAVGVDRSPSMLEQGRANLSASGVPEERVRLVEADLRSFDLGERFNLVLAGGQTMFHLETDDDWLAALATIRDHLQPGGRFVAGVPVFQEADFRDYHKKQLFVDEIRHPRTGLRIALWDYSTFDFEKQSITRRRVSEVLDEQGLVIERRHDIRKNIYRFPPEMRKLLEQAGFRIEAEYGDYDRGPYTEESEDFVWVATVEGRKEDQPC from the coding sequence GTGACCGGCACCACAGACGACTACCTCCACGAAGCGGAAATCTACGACGTCCTCTGGGCCGATCTGAACAGCTTCGATCTGCCCTTCCTGCTCTCCATGGCGGCCGAGTTCGGTGGCCCTCTGCTGGAGATCGGCTGCGGCACGGGACGCGTCCTGCTGCCCTGCATGGAGCACGTGGACCGTGCGGTGGGCGTCGACCGCTCGCCGTCGATGCTGGAACAGGGCCGCGCGAACCTGTCGGCGTCCGGGGTTCCCGAGGAGCGGGTCCGGCTCGTCGAGGCCGATCTGCGCTCCTTCGACCTGGGCGAGCGTTTCAACCTCGTGCTCGCGGGCGGGCAGACGATGTTCCACCTGGAGACCGACGACGACTGGCTCGCGGCGCTCGCCACGATCCGCGACCACCTGCAGCCCGGCGGCCGGTTCGTCGCCGGGGTTCCGGTATTCCAGGAGGCCGACTTCAGGGACTACCACAAGAAGCAGCTCTTCGTGGACGAGATCCGGCACCCGCGGACGGGCCTGCGCATCGCCCTGTGGGACTACAGCACCTTCGACTTCGAGAAGCAGTCCATCACCCGCCGCCGGGTCAGCGAGGTCCTGGACGAGCAGGGTCTCGTGATCGAGCGGCGCCACGACATCCGCAAGAACATCTACCGGTTCCCGCCGGAGATGCGGAAGTTGCTCGAACAGGCGGGCTTCCGGATCGAGGCCGAGTACGGCGACTACGACCGCGGTCCCTACACCGAGGAGTCCGAGGACTTCGTGTGGGTGGCCACGGTGGAGGGCCGGAAGGAGGACCAGCCGTGCTGA
- a CDS encoding non-ribosomal peptide synthetase, whose translation MSELVKRLAKLPEGRRAAFLAQLRSGAGKPAQDTLVPRDATGPARLSYAQETLWFIDRLAPGRATYNVASGYRIRGALDTDALGRALRTLVARHETLRTALADTHTGVVQSVLATDDPRVRDAVTVHDLSAAGEEAREETARSFAAERARVPFVLTEGPLWRADLARLGDDDHLLVFVVHHVVFDGWSSGVFSKELSAAYAAETTGQAAALEPLPVQYGDYAEWQRRRLTGDTYDELAAYWRETLAGASHLELPADRPRPPEVTYDGTYLRRNLAPELTASVAGLARSHGVTPYVVHLAAFLLLMHRHTGQDDLVVGTPTANRDQLELEELIGFFVNMLPLRTDLKGDPSFRTLLDRVGDVTREAFAHGELPFEKIVEVARPRRDPSRSPLFGVVFALHNTADDGLSLGGLDVRQESLDAGTSRFELSWNVSVRPQGTVLEAEFNTDLLDPETVEALLVQYEHVLTAVLADPELTVTGAPLLTAEDREDMLTRWNGPALPVPDLSVPAAFERRVRAAPHTVALVAGAERLTYDELDRRANRLARVLVARGAAPGERVALCLRRTPDLVVSILAVLKTGAAYVPVDPGYPTARMAAILDDATPVTVVAHAECAAGLPGDRGDVLVLDEQPQASQDDSGLGIAVSPRDVAYVLYTSGTTGRPKGVLIEHHSVVGFVEAMRDLFDLTPDDRVLGYASANFDVSVGEMFNALLTGAQLHLVPDEVRLDVILLQELLEKERISLVDLPPAVLALLEPDRLPDLRIVFVGGEAFPGELVNRWNRDGHRFFNGYGPTECTVTMVVHECPGQWDASPPIGLPIANHVAHVVDERLEPVPFGVVGELLVGGEGLTRGYLGAPELTREKVIADPFGSTADGRLYHTGDLVRRRRDGSLVFVGRKDQQVKIRGLRIELGDVEAATATCPGVGQVAVVPWTDPHGERHLVAYTAPAAGAAVDPAAVRAHTAAQLPAYMVPSYFVVLPTLPLTVSGKVDHRALPAPDPDAGVAGGDTPPRTETERILAEEVFAQVLRLDRVGVHDDFFAIGGNSLQAAQLMTLLTERCQVRVPLSDFFRSPTVAHLAEAVDRLRTPTADDDDLLALIESMSDDDAARWTDGQGHAGRA comes from the coding sequence ATGAGCGAGCTCGTCAAGCGGCTGGCCAAACTGCCCGAGGGGCGCAGGGCCGCCTTCCTTGCGCAGCTCCGCTCGGGGGCGGGGAAGCCCGCACAGGACACACTCGTCCCGCGCGACGCGACAGGACCCGCCCGGCTGTCCTACGCCCAGGAGACCCTCTGGTTCATCGACCGGCTGGCACCGGGCCGCGCCACCTACAACGTCGCGAGCGGCTACCGGATCCGGGGAGCACTCGACACGGACGCCCTGGGCCGGGCCCTGCGGACCCTGGTCGCGCGCCACGAGACGCTGCGCACCGCGCTCGCCGACACGCACACCGGTGTCGTCCAGAGCGTGCTGGCCACGGACGACCCGCGCGTCCGCGACGCCGTGACGGTGCACGACCTGTCCGCCGCCGGGGAGGAGGCCCGCGAGGAGACCGCGCGGAGCTTCGCCGCCGAGCGGGCCCGCGTCCCCTTCGTCCTCACCGAGGGGCCGCTGTGGCGCGCGGATCTGGCCCGCCTGGGCGACGACGACCACCTCCTCGTCTTCGTCGTCCACCACGTGGTGTTCGACGGCTGGTCCTCCGGAGTGTTCAGCAAGGAGCTCTCGGCCGCCTACGCCGCGGAGACCACAGGACAGGCCGCGGCCCTTGAGCCGCTGCCCGTCCAGTACGGCGACTACGCGGAATGGCAGCGCCGCCGGCTGACCGGCGACACCTACGACGAGCTGGCCGCGTACTGGCGCGAGACCCTCGCGGGCGCCTCACACCTGGAGCTGCCCGCCGACCGGCCGAGGCCACCCGAGGTGACGTACGACGGCACGTACCTGCGCAGGAACCTCGCACCCGAACTGACCGCCTCGGTTGCCGGACTCGCACGCTCCCACGGCGTCACTCCGTACGTGGTCCACCTCGCCGCCTTCCTGCTGCTCATGCACCGCCACACCGGCCAGGACGACCTGGTCGTCGGCACGCCCACGGCCAACCGCGACCAGCTCGAACTGGAGGAGCTGATCGGCTTCTTCGTGAACATGCTGCCGCTGCGCACCGACCTGAAGGGCGACCCGAGCTTCCGGACGCTGCTCGACCGGGTCGGTGACGTGACGCGCGAGGCGTTCGCCCACGGCGAGCTGCCCTTCGAGAAGATCGTGGAAGTGGCCCGCCCCCGGCGCGACCCGTCGCGTTCCCCGCTGTTCGGCGTCGTGTTCGCGCTGCACAACACGGCGGACGACGGCCTCTCCCTGGGCGGACTCGACGTCCGACAGGAGAGCCTCGACGCGGGCACCTCACGCTTCGAGCTGAGCTGGAACGTCTCCGTACGCCCGCAAGGCACCGTGCTGGAGGCGGAGTTCAACACCGACCTGCTCGACCCGGAGACCGTGGAGGCCCTCCTCGTCCAGTACGAGCACGTCCTGACGGCGGTGCTCGCGGACCCGGAACTGACCGTGACCGGGGCACCGCTGCTCACGGCAGAGGACCGCGAGGACATGCTGACGCGGTGGAACGGCCCCGCGCTTCCCGTCCCCGACCTGTCCGTTCCCGCGGCGTTCGAGCGGCGGGTGCGGGCCGCTCCCCACACCGTGGCCCTGGTCGCGGGCGCGGAACGCCTCACGTACGACGAACTGGACCGGCGGGCCAACCGGCTCGCGCGTGTGCTCGTCGCCCGCGGCGCCGCACCCGGCGAGCGGGTGGCGCTGTGCCTGCGCCGCACCCCCGACCTCGTCGTGAGCATCCTCGCCGTGCTGAAGACGGGCGCCGCCTACGTGCCCGTCGACCCCGGCTATCCCACGGCCCGCATGGCGGCCATCCTCGACGACGCGACGCCGGTCACGGTCGTCGCGCACGCGGAGTGCGCCGCCGGCCTGCCGGGCGACCGCGGTGACGTGCTTGTCCTCGACGAGCAGCCACAGGCCAGCCAGGACGACTCCGGTCTCGGCATCGCCGTGTCCCCGCGCGACGTGGCCTACGTCCTGTACACCTCCGGGACGACCGGCCGCCCCAAGGGCGTACTCATCGAGCACCACTCGGTGGTGGGGTTCGTCGAGGCCATGCGGGACCTCTTCGACCTCACCCCCGACGACCGCGTGCTCGGTTACGCGTCGGCGAACTTCGACGTCTCCGTCGGCGAGATGTTCAACGCCCTGCTGACCGGGGCGCAGTTGCACCTGGTCCCCGACGAGGTGCGACTCGATGTCATCCTTCTCCAGGAGCTCCTGGAGAAGGAGCGGATCAGCCTCGTGGACCTGCCGCCCGCCGTACTGGCCCTGCTGGAGCCCGACCGGCTGCCCGACCTGAGGATCGTCTTCGTGGGCGGCGAGGCGTTCCCCGGCGAACTCGTCAACCGCTGGAACCGCGACGGCCACCGCTTCTTCAACGGCTACGGCCCCACCGAGTGCACCGTCACCATGGTCGTGCACGAGTGCCCCGGCCAGTGGGACGCGTCCCCGCCCATCGGCCTGCCCATCGCCAACCACGTGGCCCACGTCGTGGACGAGCGGCTGGAACCCGTGCCGTTCGGCGTGGTCGGCGAGCTGCTCGTCGGCGGCGAGGGACTGACCCGCGGATACCTGGGCGCGCCGGAGCTCACCCGGGAGAAGGTGATCGCCGACCCCTTCGGCAGCACCGCCGACGGCCGCCTCTACCACACCGGCGACCTGGTCCGCAGGCGCCGGGACGGCAGCCTCGTCTTCGTGGGCCGCAAGGACCAGCAGGTCAAGATCCGCGGCCTGCGGATCGAGCTCGGCGACGTGGAGGCCGCGACCGCGACCTGCCCCGGAGTCGGCCAGGTGGCCGTGGTGCCGTGGACGGACCCGCACGGCGAGCGGCACCTGGTGGCCTACACCGCCCCGGCGGCGGGAGCGGCCGTCGACCCGGCCGCGGTACGGGCCCACACCGCCGCCCAACTCCCCGCCTACATGGTGCCGTCGTACTTCGTCGTCCTGCCGACCCTGCCGCTCACCGTCAGCGGCAAGGTCGACCACCGGGCCCTGCCCGCACCGGATCCGGACGCGGGGGTCGCGGGGGGCGACACTCCGCCTCGTACGGAGACCGAACGGATCCTGGCCGAAGAGGTCTTCGCCCAGGTCCTGCGGCTCGACCGGGTCGGCGTCCATGACGACTTCTTCGCGATCGGGGGCAACAGCCTCCAGGCCGCCCAGCTGATGACGCTGCTCACCGAACGGTGCCAGGTCCGTGTCCCGCTGTCCGACTTCTTCCGGTCGCCCACGGTGGCCCACCTCGCGGAGGCCGTGGACCGGCTGCGCACCCCCACCGCTGACGACGACGACCTGCTCGCCCTCATCGAGAGCATGTCGGACGACGACGCGGCGCGGTGGACGGACGGGCAAGGGCACGCCGGCCGCGCCTGA
- a CDS encoding thioesterase domain-containing protein, whose product MTRGGGTPSPDARIDSLSPARRELYLRLLRERANARPARAGDVGDVGDGVVVLREGAPGRTDPVVLVHPIGGGVFCYGPLARLLDGPRPVWAIAADTSPSAENGRTVAELAEHYLELLAGRGVRRPGLLGGWSFGGLVAHEMARRHPAGVERPVPVTLIDSAPWPPGTGAWSTAETLRAYIDDLVGSGGADVDVASLPDTLWRLPVPEALDRASHELAERGFDLALGVDELRRRYTVFEAMTRAMQRHAPGEYAGPVALLYATASGVGPGMWRPLSTGAPLVPHPLPGDHFSLLTGGTVRDVARLLLHSVNDLWEHR is encoded by the coding sequence GTGACCCGGGGCGGCGGCACTCCTTCCCCGGACGCCCGGATCGACTCGCTGTCCCCGGCGCGACGCGAGCTGTACCTGCGGCTGCTCCGGGAGCGGGCGAACGCCCGGCCCGCGCGGGCGGGCGACGTGGGCGACGTGGGCGACGGTGTCGTGGTCCTCCGCGAGGGGGCGCCCGGTCGCACCGATCCGGTCGTGCTCGTTCATCCCATCGGCGGCGGCGTCTTCTGTTACGGGCCCCTGGCCCGGCTGCTCGACGGACCGCGCCCGGTGTGGGCCATCGCCGCCGACACCTCACCATCCGCTGAAAACGGCCGTACCGTCGCGGAGTTGGCGGAGCACTACCTGGAACTCCTCGCCGGACGCGGGGTCCGGCGTCCCGGCCTGCTCGGCGGCTGGTCCTTCGGCGGTCTGGTCGCCCACGAGATGGCACGCCGCCACCCGGCCGGCGTCGAGCGGCCCGTGCCGGTCACCCTGATCGATTCCGCTCCCTGGCCGCCCGGCACCGGAGCATGGTCGACCGCGGAGACCCTGCGCGCCTACATCGACGATCTGGTCGGATCCGGCGGCGCCGACGTCGACGTGGCGTCGCTGCCGGACACCCTCTGGCGCCTCCCGGTGCCCGAAGCCCTGGACCGGGCGTCCCACGAGCTGGCCGAGCGGGGCTTCGACCTCGCCCTCGGAGTGGACGAACTCCGGCGCCGGTACACGGTGTTCGAGGCCATGACCCGCGCCATGCAGCGCCACGCGCCGGGCGAGTACGCGGGGCCGGTGGCGCTCCTGTACGCGACGGCGTCCGGCGTCGGCCCCGGGATGTGGCGCCCGCTCAGCACGGGAGCCCCGCTCGTCCCGCATCCGCTGCCCGGCGACCACTTCAGCCTGCTGACAGGTGGGACCGTGCGCGACGTCGCCCGCCTTCTGCTGCACTCCGTCAACGACCTCTGGGAGCACCGGTGA
- a CDS encoding sulfotransferase, with protein MNDSPRGGSSGEQVIALWSAPRSRSTAFLRMMMGRDDVAAVHEPFSRLADFGSAEIEDRTVHSEAELIDAITTLGGKSRLFFKDTTDFHYPGVLADQDFLRNVCHTFIIRDPKEVIASHFALNPELRRDEVGFARLHELFLAVTEAQGAEPVVVDSDDLIERPEDTVRAYCESVGLPFDATSLSWSPGMPDDWKLTARWHQDASTTNGFVKSRKNYPDTVDNHPVLAEHYRAELPFYTYLHERRLRPRGAVRGAV; from the coding sequence ATGAACGACTCACCGCGCGGCGGGAGTTCGGGCGAGCAGGTCATCGCCCTGTGGAGTGCGCCCAGGTCCCGTTCGACCGCGTTCCTGCGCATGATGATGGGGAGGGACGACGTCGCGGCCGTGCACGAGCCGTTCTCCCGTCTCGCCGACTTCGGATCGGCGGAGATCGAGGACCGTACGGTGCACTCCGAGGCGGAGCTGATCGACGCCATCACGACGCTGGGCGGAAAATCACGGCTGTTCTTCAAGGACACCACGGATTTCCACTATCCAGGCGTGCTCGCCGATCAGGATTTCCTGCGGAACGTGTGCCATACGTTCATCATCAGGGACCCGAAGGAAGTCATCGCCTCGCATTTCGCGCTGAATCCTGAGCTTCGGCGTGACGAGGTGGGGTTCGCCAGGCTGCACGAGCTGTTCCTGGCCGTCACGGAGGCTCAGGGCGCCGAACCGGTCGTGGTGGACTCCGACGACCTGATCGAACGTCCGGAGGACACGGTTCGGGCGTACTGCGAGAGCGTGGGTCTGCCCTTCGACGCCACGTCGCTGTCCTGGTCCCCGGGAATGCCGGACGACTGGAAGCTCACGGCGCGCTGGCACCAGGACGCGAGCACCACCAACGGTTTCGTGAAGAGCCGCAAGAACTACCCCGACACCGTCGACAACCATCCCGTGCTCGCCGAGCACTACCGGGCCGAACTGCCCTTCTACACCTACCTCCACGAGCGGCGGCTGCGGCCCCGAGGAGCGGTTCGGGGGGCCGTGTGA
- a CDS encoding non-ribosomal peptide synthetase yields the protein MLNASTNTADEPTAQAGVCGVLAGVVSRWPDREAVSDGVESLTYRELDRRSGALAEQLRAAGARRGALVGVCADRGVGLIVALIATLRTGAGYVPLDPGYPGERLRLTVEDAKCVAVAAPGRLAGELAGAAGAFVDLDEPLPAADARTPGTDGDGSVGETPFTGCARVSGQDTAYVIYTSGSTGRPKGVRVSHDNLLRLFTTSAGLFGFDEHGVWSMFHSAAFDFSVWEIYGALLHGGRVHVIPYATTRDPDAMWRLVRDESITMLSQTPTAFAHLTHAAARAGHPPTSLTHVVFGGEALNPAQLAEWAAHYGTDTPELVNMYGITETTVHVTHHRVTDADIHDPHPHGSPIGTPLPDLTLHLLDEHLDPVEDLTVAEIYVSGPGVAQGYLDRPALTAGRFLPDPHRPGGRLYRSGDLAHRTPDGRYHHHGRSDHQIKLRGFRIEPGEIERILLAHPFIHAAAVTLDRTDPAHPQLAAYAVLADATPAAPATHRELHDHLAQHLPPHMIPSTITPLPALPTTPNGKLDPAQLPTPIRAWHDAGPVDGPRDDIEASVAELFTEVLGVQRIGIHDGFFDIGGDSLLAIRLMARVRRVFGLRLQVRALLEAPTVAQLAAVVTETLVAEMDPAELEALLTAEEEHADGSHETAPEKRTA from the coding sequence GTGCTGAACGCGTCCACGAATACGGCGGACGAGCCGACCGCCCAGGCGGGTGTGTGCGGGGTGCTGGCCGGGGTGGTGAGCCGGTGGCCGGACCGAGAGGCCGTCTCGGACGGCGTGGAGTCCCTGACGTATCGCGAACTGGACCGTCGTTCCGGTGCGCTGGCGGAGCAGCTGCGGGCGGCGGGCGCCCGGCGCGGAGCGCTCGTGGGGGTCTGCGCCGACCGGGGCGTGGGGCTGATCGTCGCACTGATCGCCACGCTGCGGACAGGTGCGGGCTATGTGCCGCTGGACCCGGGGTATCCGGGCGAGCGGCTGCGGCTGACGGTGGAGGACGCCAAGTGCGTGGCGGTGGCCGCGCCGGGCCGCCTCGCGGGGGAGCTGGCGGGCGCCGCGGGCGCCTTCGTCGACCTCGACGAGCCGCTGCCCGCCGCGGACGCGCGTACACCGGGCACGGACGGCGACGGGAGCGTCGGGGAGACGCCGTTCACCGGGTGCGCGCGGGTGTCCGGCCAGGACACCGCGTACGTGATCTACACCTCCGGTTCCACGGGCCGCCCCAAGGGCGTCCGCGTCAGCCACGACAACCTCCTGCGGCTCTTCACCACCAGCGCCGGGCTGTTCGGCTTCGACGAGCACGGCGTGTGGAGCATGTTCCACTCCGCCGCCTTCGACTTCTCCGTCTGGGAGATCTACGGGGCCCTCCTGCACGGCGGCCGCGTCCACGTCATCCCGTACGCCACCACCCGCGACCCCGACGCCATGTGGAGACTGGTTCGCGACGAGAGCATCACCATGCTCTCCCAGACCCCGACGGCGTTCGCCCATCTCACCCACGCCGCCGCGCGGGCGGGCCACCCGCCCACCTCCCTCACGCACGTGGTGTTCGGCGGCGAGGCCCTGAACCCCGCCCAGCTCGCCGAATGGGCCGCCCACTACGGCACGGACACCCCCGAGCTCGTCAACATGTACGGCATCACGGAGACCACCGTGCACGTCACGCACCACCGGGTCACCGACGCCGACATCCACGACCCGCACCCCCACGGCAGCCCCATCGGAACGCCGCTGCCCGACCTGACGCTCCACCTCCTCGACGAGCACCTCGACCCCGTCGAAGACCTGACCGTCGCCGAGATCTACGTCTCCGGGCCCGGGGTCGCCCAGGGCTACCTGGACCGCCCCGCCCTCACCGCCGGCCGTTTCCTGCCCGATCCGCACCGGCCGGGCGGCCGCCTCTACCGCAGCGGTGACCTGGCCCACCGCACCCCCGACGGCCGGTACCACCACCACGGCCGTTCGGACCACCAGATCAAACTCCGCGGCTTCCGCATCGAGCCCGGCGAGATCGAGCGCATCCTCCTCGCCCATCCGTTCATCCACGCGGCCGCCGTCACCCTCGACCGCACGGACCCCGCGCACCCCCAGCTCGCCGCGTACGCCGTGCTCGCCGACGCCACCCCGGCCGCCCCCGCCACGCACAGAGAACTGCACGACCATCTCGCGCAGCACCTGCCGCCCCACATGATCCCCAGCACCATCACTCCGCTCCCCGCGCTCCCCACCACACCGAACGGCAAGCTCGACCCGGCCCAACTCCCGACGCCCATCCGGGCATGGCATGATGCGGGGCCGGTCGACGGGCCGCGCGACGACATCGAGGCGAGCGTCGCCGAACTGTTCACGGAGGTGCTCGGCGTCCAGCGGATCGGCATCCACGACGGTTTCTTCGACATCGGCGGAGACTCCCTGCTCGCCATTCGACTCATGGCCAGGGTGCGCCGCGTGTTCGGACTGCGGCTGCAGGTCCGTGCCCTGCTCGAAGCACCCACCGTGGCACAGCTCGCGGCAGTCGTGACCGAGACGTTGGTCGCGGAGATGGATCCCGCGGAACTCGAGGCCCTCCTGACCGCGGAGGAAGAGCATGCGGACGGTTCCCACGAAACGGCACCCGAGAAAAGGACGGCATGA
- a CDS encoding acyl-CoA dehydrogenase family protein: MDFGFTPAQDAFRAGIREELRGADIRAELDALDTDGSREPDVRPLYRALGRRGLLAVDWPRPYGGRGAGTVEASIAAEELTRAGVPDTLHVNTVQIVGMFLLHAGTERLKDRYLPAIGEGRSFASVLYTEPEAGSDLAGLRTTAVRDGDDFVLDGVKAYNLKSDLTDVALCAARTDRDAGRYQGITLFMVAMDAPGVRRETIPGIADEQFHRVVLDGVRVPADDVVGAVGQGWELLTQALAVERTGLDYSLKAERWYAATLARGLDPEELERCGRYGALVEASRLHAWRVLGQLADGLDIDPTCAATAKYVTSELARSVAAWANMTSPTPTGVLEAAYREAPGLTFSAGTSEMMLQLIASGEGGGVAAAWEAGEDALTRQLRQTFRTRFAAVTAARDHGGADAVQGPPAADGASCPGWPALVELGAPLFEVAADRGGFDLGLPASLVTCEELGRAALGGPYRATALTADVLRACAADGAHQDLMDAVGSGELTVSADAFGACDPPKAREDRHGWLVEAPAGVPETPDTTHRLLFLRTADGIAPALVPAAPTERRPDARDGDIVVPHESVLGLLQEDLWTQVTARARLRQAAHLLGLAEGAHGAARAYALRRQQFGSALHDFQGVSFTLARAATETETVRLAVHRAGRLAEEGRPCERAAVDALALAAETAARVTAAAVHLCGVRGLTAGLPVQRYYRLARTEAVRMGTAARLFREAGRLRLSGRTDLELLTAPADSD; this comes from the coding sequence ATGGACTTCGGCTTCACCCCTGCCCAGGACGCGTTCCGCGCCGGGATACGCGAGGAACTGCGCGGCGCGGACATCCGTGCCGAGCTGGACGCGCTGGACACGGACGGCAGCAGAGAACCGGACGTCCGCCCCCTCTACCGGGCGCTCGGCCGCCGCGGCCTGCTCGCCGTCGACTGGCCGCGGCCGTACGGAGGCCGGGGCGCGGGCACCGTCGAGGCGTCGATCGCCGCCGAGGAACTGACCCGCGCGGGCGTACCGGACACCCTGCACGTCAACACGGTGCAGATCGTCGGGATGTTCCTGCTGCACGCAGGCACCGAGCGGCTCAAGGACCGCTACCTGCCCGCCATCGGGGAGGGCCGGAGCTTCGCGAGCGTGCTCTACACCGAGCCGGAGGCCGGTTCGGACCTGGCGGGGCTGCGCACCACGGCGGTGCGCGACGGCGACGACTTCGTCCTCGACGGCGTGAAGGCGTACAACCTCAAGAGCGACCTCACCGACGTCGCGCTGTGCGCGGCGCGTACCGACCGGGACGCGGGCCGCTACCAGGGGATCACGCTCTTCATGGTCGCCATGGACGCTCCGGGCGTCCGCCGCGAGACCATCCCCGGAATCGCCGACGAACAGTTCCACCGCGTGGTCCTCGACGGCGTGCGGGTTCCGGCGGACGACGTCGTGGGAGCGGTCGGGCAGGGCTGGGAACTGCTCACCCAGGCGCTCGCCGTCGAACGCACCGGCCTGGACTACTCACTGAAGGCGGAGCGCTGGTACGCCGCCACGCTCGCCCGGGGCCTCGACCCCGAGGAACTCGAACGCTGCGGACGGTACGGCGCTTTGGTCGAGGCCTCCCGCCTGCACGCCTGGCGGGTGCTCGGACAGCTGGCGGACGGGCTGGACATCGACCCCACCTGCGCGGCGACGGCGAAGTACGTCACCAGCGAACTGGCGCGGTCCGTGGCCGCCTGGGCGAACATGACGTCGCCGACGCCCACCGGCGTGCTGGAGGCCGCCTACCGGGAGGCGCCGGGCCTCACCTTCTCCGCCGGAACCTCCGAGATGATGCTGCAGCTCATCGCCTCGGGCGAGGGCGGCGGCGTGGCAGCCGCCTGGGAGGCCGGCGAGGACGCGCTCACCCGTCAGCTGCGCCAGACGTTCCGCACACGCTTCGCGGCGGTCACGGCCGCCCGCGACCACGGCGGGGCCGACGCGGTCCAGGGCCCGCCCGCGGCCGACGGCGCGTCCTGCCCCGGCTGGCCCGCGCTCGTCGAACTCGGCGCCCCCTTGTTCGAGGTGGCGGCGGACCGCGGCGGGTTCGATCTCGGGCTGCCCGCGTCGCTGGTGACGTGCGAGGAGCTCGGCCGTGCCGCCCTCGGCGGCCCGTACCGGGCCACGGCCCTGACCGCGGACGTGCTGCGGGCCTGCGCGGCGGACGGCGCGCACCAGGACCTCATGGACGCCGTCGGGTCCGGCGAGCTCACCGTGTCCGCCGACGCGTTCGGCGCCTGCGACCCGCCGAAGGCACGCGAGGACCGGCACGGCTGGCTCGTGGAGGCACCGGCCGGGGTGCCGGAGACCCCGGACACCACGCACCGGCTGCTCTTCCTGCGCACGGCGGACGGCATCGCGCCCGCACTCGTCCCGGCCGCCCCGACAGAGCGGCGACCCGACGCGCGGGACGGCGACATCGTCGTCCCGCACGAGTCCGTGCTCGGCCTGCTCCAGGAAGACCTGTGGACACAGGTCACGGCACGCGCCCGGCTCCGGCAGGCCGCGCACCTGCTGGGTCTGGCCGAGGGCGCCCACGGGGCGGCCCGCGCGTACGCACTGCGCCGACAGCAGTTCGGCAGCGCGCTCCACGACTTCCAGGGCGTGTCGTTCACGCTCGCGCGGGCCGCGACGGAGACGGAGACGGTACGCCTCGCCGTCCACCGCGCGGGCCGTCTCGCGGAGGAGGGCAGGCCGTGCGAGCGGGCCGCGGTCGACGCCCTCGCCCTGGCGGCCGAGACCGCGGCCCGGGTGACGGCCGCTGCCGTGCACCTGTGCGGCGTACGCGGACTGACGGCCGGACTCCCCGTGCAGCGTTACTACCGCCTGGCCCGCACCGAGGCCGTCCGGATGGGGACGGCGGCGCGCCTGTTCCGCGAGGCGGGACGGCTGAGGCTGTCCGGTCGGACCGACCTCGAGCTCCTGACCGCGCCGGCCGACAGCGACTGA